The following are encoded together in the Actinobacillus lignieresii genome:
- a CDS encoding transglycosylase SLT domain-containing protein, translating to MIWKKTLLTLLVLSSSVWAAEKKSHAQKTFSESEVTALKAEWLAEQKTQWLQQAGQREKQREAFLIADNLLKTAISSKQFSAETQRLVNALIRSLDTYPLKRDIDWAVLKAKIESKQVTADDIRAFSALYPNSPYQKQFEQLPFAQLYEQQKWADLLKYSEKVTPVGMDNQCRVLTSQFQLLSEKLQSESPQAQTESNRFLIADLLAQFEKLWLKTTALPSECTELESYWKAKSGITAEKIRLKAVHLFDKNAKSELSNLLPIAENQTPELKNWLVTVEQLAKQPTTLPAFIEQATADEQSRMIANKAFPQFMRTIAENTGNPDFAPYQTWADKLGLSAEEQKAWKVTFLNRLFDNENGNFQIWRDQQIQQLQADNLTERRIRLAILQQAPLADWLSLLSNEAKSKPEWRYWAAKNEKEAKKREASLIALSKERGFYPMLAAQLLGKQYVPTQGLLLKSDVQSRLQPQFDRIKELRDLQRFAQAKTAWIELLDELSVDDKLAVTDYAKQQNWYDLAVEGTIQAKAFDYLSLRLPNAYSDWFELNLEGKPISKTFAMAIARQESAWNFQVRSHANALGLMQMLPSTAQKTAQDNQLPYRNEQDLLQPFNNIMLGTTHLAELNAKYPNNRFLIAAAYNAGASRVERWLVRANGKLALDEFVASIPFYETRGYVQNVVAYDYYQQLLQKVEKPIMFYKDEWQRKY from the coding sequence ATGATTTGGAAAAAAACGTTATTGACGCTACTTGTCTTAAGTTCTTCAGTATGGGCGGCAGAGAAAAAATCTCATGCGCAAAAGACATTTAGCGAAAGCGAGGTAACCGCATTAAAAGCGGAATGGCTTGCCGAACAGAAAACGCAATGGTTACAACAAGCGGGACAAAGAGAGAAACAACGGGAAGCCTTTTTAATTGCCGATAATTTGCTTAAAACGGCGATCTCAAGCAAACAATTTTCGGCGGAAACGCAGCGATTGGTAAATGCCCTTATTCGTTCATTAGATACGTATCCGCTTAAACGTGATATTGATTGGGCGGTATTAAAAGCCAAAATTGAGAGTAAACAAGTTACGGCGGACGATATTCGCGCATTTTCGGCATTATATCCGAATTCACCTTATCAAAAGCAATTCGAGCAATTGCCTTTTGCGCAATTATATGAGCAGCAAAAATGGGCTGACTTATTAAAATACAGCGAAAAAGTTACGCCGGTCGGAATGGATAATCAGTGTAGGGTATTGACATCGCAATTCCAACTATTATCGGAAAAGTTGCAATCGGAATCGCCGCAAGCGCAAACGGAAAGTAATAGGTTTCTTATTGCCGATTTATTGGCGCAGTTTGAAAAATTATGGCTAAAGACGACCGCTTTGCCGTCTGAATGCACGGAATTGGAAAGTTATTGGAAAGCGAAGTCAGGTATTACTGCGGAGAAAATTCGTTTAAAAGCGGTGCATTTATTTGATAAAAATGCAAAATCCGAATTGAGTAATCTGTTGCCGATAGCAGAGAATCAAACGCCGGAACTTAAAAATTGGCTGGTTACGGTGGAGCAATTAGCTAAACAACCGACAACATTGCCCGCTTTTATCGAACAAGCCACGGCGGATGAACAGAGCCGTATGATTGCCAATAAGGCGTTTCCGCAGTTTATGAGAACAATCGCCGAGAATACGGGAAATCCGGATTTTGCTCCTTATCAAACGTGGGCGGATAAATTGGGCTTATCCGCTGAGGAACAAAAGGCTTGGAAAGTGACTTTCTTAAATCGTTTGTTTGATAATGAGAACGGCAATTTCCAAATATGGCGAGATCAGCAGATCCAACAATTACAAGCGGATAATCTGACCGAACGTCGGATTCGTTTAGCCATTTTGCAGCAAGCGCCGTTAGCCGACTGGTTATCATTGTTATCGAATGAGGCTAAGAGTAAGCCGGAATGGCGTTATTGGGCGGCAAAAAACGAAAAAGAAGCGAAAAAACGAGAAGCATCGCTTATCGCTCTGTCTAAAGAGCGCGGTTTTTATCCGATGTTAGCTGCACAGTTACTCGGAAAACAGTATGTGCCGACGCAAGGATTATTGTTGAAATCGGATGTACAAAGCCGTTTACAGCCGCAATTTGATCGCATTAAAGAATTACGTGATTTACAGCGTTTTGCACAAGCTAAAACGGCTTGGATTGAATTACTGGATGAACTTTCCGTCGATGATAAATTAGCGGTTACCGATTATGCCAAACAACAAAATTGGTATGATTTGGCGGTGGAAGGTACGATTCAGGCAAAAGCATTCGATTATTTATCGCTGCGTTTGCCGAATGCCTATTCCGATTGGTTTGAACTGAATTTGGAAGGTAAGCCGATAAGCAAAACCTTTGCGATGGCGATTGCCCGTCAAGAAAGTGCATGGAACTTCCAAGTCAGATCGCACGCTAATGCCTTGGGATTAATGCAAATGCTACCGAGTACCGCACAAAAAACGGCGCAAGATAATCAACTGCCTTATCGTAATGAACAGGATTTATTACAGCCGTTTAACAATATTATGTTGGGTACGACACATCTTGCGGAGCTTAATGCAAAATATCCGAATAATCGTTTTCTGATTGCCGCCGCTTATAACGCCGGAGCAAGCAGGGTGGAGCGTTGGCTTGTCAGAGCAAACGGAAAACTTGCTTTAGACGAATTTGTCGCTTCTATTCCGTTTTATGAAACGCGCGGTTATGTACAAAATGTCGTCGCTTATGATTATTATCAACAGCTGCTACAAAAAGTAGAGAAGCCGATAATGTTTTATAAAGACGAATGGCAGAGAAAATACTAA
- the rlmM gene encoding 23S rRNA (cytidine(2498)-2'-O)-methyltransferase RlmM, with translation MNKLALYCRAGFEKETAGEITDKAAQLGVFGFVNLKENSGYIIFECYQAGDADRLARELKFEQLIFARQMIVVGDMLQDLPAEDRISPIVAQYQALNPRHSSDIFVETPDTNEAKELLTFCRKFTVPLRNSLKKQGWLTKSERAKGSIGLHILFVRPGCCYVGYAYNDNKSPFFMGIPRLKFPAEAPSRSTLKLEEAILTFIPEAEEKKRFTDEMTGVDLGACPGGWTYQLVKRGVFVYAVDHGKMAASLHETGRIEHCPEDGFKFQPPKRKTIDWLVCDMVEQPMRISKLIGKWLINGWCRETIFNLKLPMKKRYQEVQLCLAYLEEELEKQGFWFKIQAKHLYHDREEITVHIAVMGKR, from the coding sequence ATGAATAAACTAGCATTATATTGCCGAGCGGGATTTGAAAAAGAAACCGCCGGTGAGATTACCGATAAAGCGGCACAACTTGGCGTGTTTGGCTTTGTGAATTTAAAAGAAAATAGCGGTTATATTATTTTTGAATGTTATCAAGCAGGTGATGCTGATCGCTTAGCCAGAGAATTAAAATTCGAACAACTGATTTTTGCTCGTCAAATGATTGTAGTCGGCGATATGTTACAAGACTTGCCGGCAGAAGATCGTATTTCACCGATTGTAGCCCAATACCAAGCGTTAAATCCTCGCCACAGTTCGGATATTTTTGTTGAAACGCCGGATACTAACGAAGCAAAAGAATTACTGACCTTTTGCCGTAAATTTACCGTACCGCTACGTAATAGTTTGAAAAAACAAGGTTGGCTAACCAAGTCTGAACGTGCAAAGGGTAGTATTGGTTTACATATTTTATTTGTGCGGCCGGGTTGTTGCTATGTCGGCTATGCCTATAACGATAATAAGTCGCCGTTTTTTATGGGGATTCCCCGTTTGAAATTCCCAGCGGAAGCCCCAAGTCGCTCGACCTTAAAATTAGAAGAAGCGATCCTCACTTTTATTCCGGAAGCGGAAGAGAAAAAACGTTTTACCGATGAAATGACTGGGGTGGATTTAGGTGCTTGCCCGGGCGGTTGGACTTATCAACTGGTTAAACGTGGCGTATTCGTGTATGCGGTGGATCATGGCAAAATGGCGGCAAGTCTGCACGAAACCGGACGTATTGAGCATTGTCCTGAAGACGGTTTTAAATTCCAACCGCCTAAACGTAAAACTATCGACTGGTTGGTGTGCGACATGGTGGAACAGCCGATGCGGATTAGTAAATTAATCGGTAAATGGTTAATTAACGGTTGGTGCCGTGAAACGATTTTTAACTTGAAATTGCCGATGAAAAAACGTTATCAAGAAGTGCAACTATGTTTAGCGTATCTTGAAGAAGAACTCGAAAAACAAGGCTTTTGGTTTAAGATTCAGGCAAAACATCTCTATCACGATAGAGAAGAAATTACCGTACATATTGCGGTCATGGGGAAACGATAA
- a CDS encoding methionine biosynthesis PLP-dependent protein produces the protein MTKYSNIETTLVQLGNRTDPRTGAVATPIILSTAYGRDGLGESTGWDYTRTKNPTRAVLEQGIADLEGGDAGFAMASGMAAIQLVMSLFKAPDEWIISSDVYGGSYRLFDFSHKHHNTVKPVYVNTADLAAIEAAITPNTKAIFVETPSNPLMEECDVGAISKIAKKHNLMLIVDNTFLTPILFRPIEHGADIVIHSATKYLSGHNDVLAGLIVAKDSEATKNEAGQNLSERLFYFQNCAGAVLSPFDSYLAVRGLKTLALRMERHQSNATELAKFLSEQPEIDSVLYSGKSGMLSFRLQKEEWVPKFLKAINLITFAESLGGTESFITYPSTQTHMDIPEAERIARGITNNLLRFSVGIEHVEDLKADLRQAFQQLK, from the coding sequence ATGACCAAATACAGTAACATTGAAACCACATTAGTACAGTTAGGCAACCGCACCGACCCTAGAACGGGAGCGGTAGCCACACCGATTATTTTATCGACCGCTTACGGCCGTGACGGCTTAGGCGAATCTACCGGTTGGGATTATACTCGTACCAAAAACCCGACTCGTGCCGTGTTAGAACAAGGTATTGCTGATTTAGAGGGGGGGGATGCCGGTTTTGCAATGGCATCGGGTATGGCGGCAATTCAGTTAGTGATGTCGCTTTTCAAAGCGCCGGACGAATGGATTATTTCAAGTGATGTTTACGGCGGTTCTTACCGTTTATTCGATTTCAGCCATAAACACCACAATACGGTAAAACCTGTTTATGTAAATACTGCAGATTTAGCGGCGATTGAAGCGGCAATCACGCCGAACACTAAAGCGATTTTTGTCGAAACACCGTCAAACCCGTTAATGGAAGAGTGTGATGTGGGTGCTATTTCCAAAATTGCGAAAAAACATAACTTAATGTTGATTGTCGATAATACTTTCTTAACCCCGATTTTATTCCGTCCGATTGAACATGGTGCGGATATTGTGATTCACAGTGCGACGAAATACCTTTCCGGTCATAACGATGTGTTAGCCGGTTTAATCGTTGCGAAAGATTCGGAAGCAACCAAAAACGAAGCGGGTCAAAATCTTTCGGAACGCTTATTTTACTTCCAAAACTGCGCCGGCGCTGTGCTTTCGCCGTTTGATTCTTACCTTGCGGTGCGTGGCTTAAAAACCCTTGCATTACGTATGGAACGTCATCAATCGAATGCAACCGAATTAGCGAAGTTCTTAAGCGAACAACCTGAGATTGACAGCGTACTTTATTCGGGCAAGAGCGGTATGCTTTCATTCCGTTTACAAAAAGAAGAGTGGGTACCGAAATTCTTAAAAGCGATCAATTTAATTACCTTTGCGGAAAGTTTAGGCGGTACGGAAAGTTTTATCACTTATCCTTCCACCCAAACGCATATGGATATTCCGGAAGCGGAGCGTATTGCACGCGGTATTACCAATAACTTGTTGCGTTTCTCGGTCGGTATTGAACACGTTGAAGACTTAAAAGCGGATTTACGTCAAGCATTCCAACAATTAAAATAA
- a CDS encoding DHA2 family efflux MFS transporter permease subunit codes for MGDVSNKGLAWIAALALFMQALDATILNTALPAISDSLKESPLDMQMAIISYALTVAALIPLSGWLADKFGTLRVFRSAILLFVLGSFSCALSWSLNSLVVARIVQGVGGALMMPVARLTIIRSIPKTQLVATWNLMAMAGLTGPILGPILGGWLVTYTSWHWIFLINIPIGLLGIAIAGRYMPNLTQPPRKLDWIGFLLFASGLVGLTLGLEFAAEDTDNVMRAVPILTVGFILICAYCLYAYRVAEPLLPLAMFKIRTFRIGILSNMLIRLSGSGIPFLLPLMLQVAFGYSADIAGWLMAPLALSSVLAKSFIGSVLEKLGYRNALLINALLMTCAIIGMSFLDAQSPLWLFILLVMWFGTCMSFMFTAVNTLTVCDLSDQYASAGSTMMSVVQQVGIGIGIAVSAVILGMYRANIGETDALLTQAFSYTFLTSAIFGLILALNIARLAQQDGNHLHSKTA; via the coding sequence ATGGGAGACGTTTCAAATAAAGGCTTGGCATGGATTGCCGCACTAGCGTTATTTATGCAAGCATTGGACGCAACTATTCTTAATACCGCCTTACCGGCGATTTCCGACAGTCTGAAAGAATCGCCGTTAGATATGCAAATGGCAATTATCAGCTATGCTTTGACCGTTGCCGCTTTGATTCCGTTAAGCGGCTGGTTAGCGGATAAATTCGGCACATTACGCGTATTTCGCAGTGCGATTTTGTTATTTGTATTAGGATCCTTCTCTTGTGCGTTGTCTTGGTCGTTAAACAGCTTAGTAGTGGCTCGTATCGTACAAGGTGTCGGCGGAGCATTAATGATGCCGGTTGCTCGTTTGACGATTATTCGTAGCATACCGAAAACGCAACTGGTCGCTACTTGGAATTTAATGGCGATGGCAGGTTTAACCGGACCGATCCTCGGGCCGATTTTAGGCGGCTGGTTGGTTACTTATACCTCGTGGCATTGGATTTTCTTAATTAATATTCCGATCGGATTGCTAGGAATCGCTATTGCCGGCAGATATATGCCGAATCTCACACAACCGCCGCGTAAATTGGATTGGATCGGTTTCTTGCTATTTGCAAGCGGTTTAGTCGGATTAACGCTCGGTTTAGAATTTGCGGCGGAAGATACGGATAATGTTATGAGAGCCGTACCGATTTTAACGGTCGGTTTTATTCTTATCTGTGCCTATTGTCTTTATGCTTACCGAGTAGCGGAGCCGCTATTGCCTCTGGCGATGTTTAAGATTCGCACTTTCCGCATCGGTATTTTATCCAATATGTTGATTCGGTTAAGCGGTTCCGGTATCCCGTTTTTATTACCGTTAATGTTACAAGTCGCTTTTGGTTATAGTGCGGATATCGCCGGTTGGCTTATGGCACCTTTAGCATTAAGTTCGGTTCTGGCAAAGTCGTTTATCGGTTCGGTATTAGAAAAGCTGGGTTATCGAAACGCCTTATTGATTAATGCGTTATTGATGACGTGCGCCATTATCGGAATGTCGTTCTTAGACGCTCAATCACCGCTTTGGCTATTTATTTTATTGGTGATGTGGTTCGGGACTTGTATGTCGTTTATGTTTACCGCAGTAAATACTTTGACGGTGTGCGATTTAAGCGATCAATACGCCAGTGCCGGTTCAACCATGATGAGTGTGGTTCAGCAAGTCGGTATCGGAATAGGAATAGCGGTATCTGCCGTGATTCTCGGTATGTATCGTGCGAATATCGGTGAAACGGACGCATTATTAACGCAGGCATTCAGTTATACTTTCCTTACCTCGGCAATATTCGGGTTAATATTGGCACTTAATATTGCCCGTTTAGCTCAACAAGACGGCAATCATTTACATAGTAAAACGGCATAA
- a CDS encoding DUF4747 family protein, with amino-acid sequence MAREINYQLGVLNVAMHNHENAELSYEKLFALILDLKLSIELDETHKVSIGVINLHKKFEGKLYFSGMFYKYAAIDPNRDCLNTESNDFASDEDKASISIPENLKPHFTKIPFVFIPKGHRLYVQSKHLNTNFSIRSAEKIMKKLLSHEKIVESLGVVEVTIEPSLSVVDELINNSNLTKIWLEIIRPNPDDLDDEENKVLELMDKRNLKKMNKEYISNKNEKIVLDDTLKTEIQISSSNGKVKAEEINYDGTKKTISTSESPLVESGVYLLEKNTDKSRDEIFIRSFLTRVFEIHKRFIKSWSK; translated from the coding sequence ATGGCTAGAGAAATCAATTATCAATTAGGTGTATTGAATGTTGCAATGCACAATCATGAAAATGCAGAACTCTCATATGAGAAATTATTTGCATTAATTTTGGATTTAAAATTATCAATAGAATTAGATGAAACTCACAAAGTTAGTATTGGAGTAATAAATTTACATAAAAAGTTTGAAGGAAAACTATACTTTTCAGGTATGTTTTACAAATATGCAGCGATAGATCCAAATCGCGACTGCTTGAATACTGAAAGTAATGATTTTGCCTCAGATGAGGATAAAGCATCGATATCTATTCCTGAAAATTTAAAGCCTCATTTTACAAAGATCCCATTCGTATTTATTCCGAAAGGGCATAGATTGTATGTACAATCAAAGCATCTAAATACCAATTTTAGCATTAGAAGTGCTGAAAAAATTATGAAAAAACTGTTAAGCCATGAAAAAATTGTAGAATCATTGGGAGTTGTGGAAGTAACTATAGAACCTAGTTTAAGTGTAGTTGATGAATTAATAAATAATAGTAATTTAACTAAAATATGGTTAGAAATAATACGACCTAATCCAGATGATTTAGATGATGAAGAGAATAAAGTTCTTGAATTAATGGATAAGCGTAATCTTAAAAAAATGAATAAAGAGTATATATCGAATAAAAATGAGAAAATAGTTCTAGATGATACTCTTAAAACAGAGATCCAAATATCTTCATCTAATGGTAAGGTAAAAGCTGAAGAAATAAATTATGATGGTACTAAAAAAACTATTTCTACATCAGAAAGTCCGTTAGTTGAAAGTGGAGTATATCTTTTAGAAAAGAATACTGATAAGTCTAGAGATGAAATATTTATTCGATCTTTTTTAACAAGAGTATTTGAGATACATAAACGATTTATTAAAAGCTGGAGTAAATGA
- the hpt gene encoding hypoxanthine phosphoribosyltransferase, with translation MKKHHVETLISREEVQSRIIELAKEINHYYEHARCENLVVVGLLRGSFMFMADLVRLINVPVEVDFMTASSYGSGTESSRDVKILKDLDGEIHGKDVLIVEDIIDTGFTLSKVRDILNLREPRSVAICTLLDKPSRREVEVPVEWVGFAIPDEFVVGYGIDYAQKYRNLDFIGKVVMDA, from the coding sequence ATGAAAAAACACCATGTTGAAACCCTTATTTCTCGTGAAGAAGTTCAATCTCGCATTATCGAACTCGCGAAAGAAATTAATCATTATTATGAACACGCACGCTGTGAAAATCTGGTGGTCGTGGGGCTATTACGTGGTTCTTTTATGTTTATGGCGGATTTGGTGCGTTTGATTAATGTGCCGGTTGAAGTGGATTTTATGACCGCTTCCAGCTATGGTTCCGGTACGGAGTCGAGCCGTGATGTGAAGATCTTAAAAGATCTTGACGGTGAAATTCACGGTAAAGACGTGTTAATCGTCGAAGATATTATTGATACCGGTTTTACTTTGAGTAAAGTGCGTGATATTTTGAATTTACGCGAGCCTCGTTCGGTAGCGATTTGTACCTTACTGGATAAACCTTCTCGTCGTGAAGTGGAAGTGCCGGTCGAATGGGTCGGTTTTGCGATTCCGGATGAATTTGTCGTAGGTTACGGTATCGACTATGCACAGAAATATCGTAATCTTGATTTTATCGGTAAGGTTGTAATGGACGCATAG
- the glnS gene encoding glutamine--tRNA ligase — translation MSEDILTAETETRANFITHIIDEDLASGKHNNVYTRFPPEPNGYLHIGHAKSICLNFGIAQEYKGKCNLRFDDTNPVKEDVEYVDSIKQDVEWLGFKWEGEPRYASDYFDQLYTYAVELINKGLAYVCELSPDEMREYRGTLTEPGKNSPYRDRSVEENLALFEKMKNGEFEEGKACLRAKIDMASPFIVMRDPVIYRVKFAHHHQTGDKWCIYPMYDFTHCISDAIERITHSLCTLEFQDNRRLYDWVLENISIERPLPHQYEFSRLNLEGTLTSKRKLLKLVTDGTVDGWNDPRMPTISGLRRRGYTPASLREFCRRIGVTKQDNVVEYSALEACIREDLNENAPRAMAVINPVRVVIENFGDKEILKAPNHPNRLELGERDLPFTRELYIDEADFREEANKQYKRLVLGKEVRLRNAYVIKAERVEKDENGKITTIFCTYDPETLGKNPADGRKVKGVIHWVSAEDNKPAEFRIYNRLFTVANPGAEDDINTVLNPESLVIKHGFVEPSLVNAKAEQGYQFEREGYYCLDSKDGSAENLVFNLTVSLKEGFTA, via the coding sequence ATGAGCGAAGACATTTTAACGGCTGAAACAGAAACTCGAGCCAATTTTATTACCCATATTATTGATGAAGATTTAGCAAGCGGTAAGCATAATAACGTTTACACCCGTTTCCCGCCTGAGCCAAACGGCTATTTACACATTGGTCATGCAAAATCGATTTGCTTAAACTTTGGTATCGCTCAAGAGTACAAAGGCAAATGTAACTTACGTTTTGATGACACCAACCCGGTAAAAGAAGATGTGGAATATGTGGATTCCATTAAACAAGATGTGGAATGGTTGGGCTTTAAATGGGAGGGCGAACCACGCTATGCCTCAGATTACTTCGACCAACTTTATACTTACGCCGTTGAATTAATCAATAAAGGCTTAGCTTATGTATGCGAATTATCACCAGATGAAATGCGTGAATATCGTGGTACGTTAACTGAGCCGGGCAAAAACAGCCCATACCGTGACCGTAGCGTGGAAGAAAACTTAGCGTTATTTGAAAAAATGAAAAACGGTGAGTTTGAAGAAGGCAAAGCGTGTTTACGTGCCAAAATTGATATGGCATCACCGTTTATCGTAATGCGTGACCCGGTTATCTATCGTGTCAAATTTGCTCACCATCACCAAACCGGTGATAAATGGTGCATCTATCCGATGTACGATTTCACACACTGTATTTCAGATGCGATTGAACGTATTACTCACTCGTTATGTACGCTTGAATTCCAAGATAACCGCCGTTTATACGATTGGGTGCTTGAAAATATTTCTATCGAGCGTCCATTACCGCACCAATACGAATTTTCTCGTTTAAATTTAGAAGGTACGCTCACTTCTAAACGTAAATTATTGAAATTGGTAACAGACGGTACGGTGGACGGTTGGAATGACCCGCGTATGCCGACCATTTCAGGTTTACGTCGTCGTGGTTATACTCCTGCTTCATTACGTGAATTTTGCCGCCGTATCGGTGTGACCAAACAAGATAACGTAGTGGAATACTCTGCACTTGAGGCTTGTATTCGTGAAGATTTAAACGAAAACGCACCGCGTGCAATGGCAGTAATCAACCCAGTTCGTGTTGTGATTGAAAACTTTGGTGATAAAGAAATCCTAAAAGCACCGAATCACCCGAACCGTCTGGAATTAGGCGAGCGCGATTTACCGTTTACTCGTGAACTTTATATTGATGAAGCGGACTTCCGTGAAGAAGCGAATAAACAGTACAAACGTTTAGTATTAGGCAAAGAAGTACGCTTACGTAATGCGTATGTGATTAAAGCCGAACGTGTAGAAAAAGACGAAAACGGTAAAATTACCACGATTTTCTGTACTTATGATCCGGAAACGTTAGGTAAAAACCCGGCTGACGGCCGCAAAGTAAAAGGTGTGATTCACTGGGTATCTGCAGAAGATAATAAACCGGCGGAATTCCGTATTTACAATCGTTTATTCACGGTAGCGAATCCGGGTGCAGAAGACGATATTAATACGGTATTAAATCCGGAATCACTGGTAATCAAACACGGCTTCGTTGAGCCGAGCCTCGTTAATGCGAAAGCGGAACAAGGCTACCAATTCGAACGTGAAGGCTATTACTGCTTAGACAGTAAAGACGGTTCGGCTGAAAATCTAGTGTTTAACCTAACCGTAAGTTTAAAAGAAGGCTTTACGGCTTAA
- the dapB gene encoding 4-hydroxy-tetrahydrodipicolinate reductase has protein sequence MTLKIGIVGAGGRMGRNLITAVQNAEGVELGAAFERKGSSLVGADAGEVAGIGATGVKISDDLNQNTHFDVLIDFTRPEGTLEHIKFCVVNGKKMVIGTTGFDDAGKQAIQTAAEQISIVFASNYSVGVNLVFKLLEKAAKVMGDYCDIEVIEAHHRHKVDAPSGTALSMGEHIAKTLGRDLKTHGVFAREGITGERKRDEIGFATIRAGDVVGEHSVWFADEGERVEIAHKASSRMTFANGAVRAAKWLNTKQNGLFDMTDVLDLNNL, from the coding sequence ATGACATTAAAAATCGGGATCGTCGGTGCCGGCGGTCGTATGGGACGCAATCTGATTACTGCGGTACAAAATGCGGAAGGTGTGGAGTTAGGAGCAGCATTTGAACGTAAAGGTTCAAGTTTAGTCGGTGCGGACGCCGGTGAAGTGGCGGGCATTGGTGCAACAGGGGTAAAAATCAGTGATGATTTAAACCAAAATACCCATTTTGACGTATTAATTGACTTTACTCGTCCGGAAGGTACGCTCGAGCATATTAAATTTTGTGTGGTGAACGGCAAAAAAATGGTGATCGGCACCACCGGTTTTGATGATGCGGGTAAACAAGCGATTCAAACGGCGGCAGAGCAAATTTCGATTGTGTTTGCTTCTAACTATAGCGTAGGTGTGAATCTCGTATTCAAATTATTAGAAAAAGCGGCAAAAGTGATGGGCGATTATTGCGATATCGAAGTGATTGAAGCTCACCACCGTCATAAAGTCGATGCGCCGTCCGGCACGGCATTGTCAATGGGCGAACATATCGCCAAAACGCTTGGACGTGATCTCAAAACACACGGCGTGTTTGCTCGTGAAGGCATTACCGGCGAACGTAAACGTGATGAAATCGGTTTTGCAACCATTCGTGCCGGCGATGTGGTCGGCGAACACTCGGTATGGTTTGCTGATGAAGGTGAGCGTGTAGAAATTGCCCACAAAGCCTCAAGCAGAATGACGTTTGCCAACGGTGCGGTGCGTGCGGCAAAATGGTTGAATACAAAACAAAACGGTCTGTTCGATATGACGGATGTACTGGATTTGAATAACTTATAA
- a CDS encoding CPBP family intramembrane glutamic endopeptidase encodes MNYSNKSRLNLADFIVLSVLFFGYFSAVSIWGYFYAPVLDPISASSFSDEANWFTITIELCVLIVAFIYLYLRRFDFSLIPISVGKSTLPWALGLVLLGALLSDTLLYGGYWLISGENPFLGVAKVESFVSHISIGLLVFAFVNGFYEELFFMGLAFAVKPEHTQKALVLSVFVRFIFHIYQGLASAFAIVLTGVAFILLRKKVDSIVPFILAHAVFDLFGAGIIGLLLSL; translated from the coding sequence ATGAATTATTCAAATAAATCAAGATTAAATTTAGCTGATTTTATCGTGTTATCAGTCTTGTTTTTCGGCTATTTCTCTGCGGTGTCGATATGGGGATATTTTTATGCACCTGTACTTGACCCAATTTCTGCGTCTTCATTTTCCGATGAAGCTAACTGGTTTACGATCACTATAGAATTATGTGTGTTAATTGTCGCATTTATCTACCTTTATTTAAGACGGTTTGATTTTTCTCTTATTCCGATATCAGTAGGAAAAAGTACCTTGCCTTGGGCATTAGGCTTAGTGCTCTTAGGCGCATTACTCAGTGATACTCTGCTTTACGGTGGTTATTGGCTTATCAGTGGGGAAAATCCTTTCCTAGGCGTTGCTAAAGTTGAATCGTTTGTTTCTCATATTAGTATAGGTTTACTGGTGTTTGCTTTCGTTAATGGATTTTACGAAGAGCTGTTTTTTATGGGATTGGCATTCGCGGTTAAGCCGGAACATACTCAAAAGGCGCTGGTTTTAAGTGTATTTGTACGGTTTATTTTCCATATTTACCAAGGGTTAGCTTCCGCTTTTGCCATAGTATTAACCGGTGTTGCCTTTATTTTATTGCGTAAAAAAGTCGATTCTATCGTACCGTTTATTTTAGCTCACGCTGTTTTTGACCTGTTTGGTGCGGGGATTATTGGCTTATTGTTAAGCTTATAG